The Halorussus vallis DNA window TCCACGAGGAGCACGCCCTCCAGTGTGGCTTCTGCACCAGCGGGTTCGTGATGGCGACCAAGGAACTCCTCAACGAGAACCCCGACCCCGACGACGAGGAGATTCGCGAGGGGCTCGCCGACAACATCTGCCGGTGTACCGGCTACCAGAACATCTACGAGGCGGTGAACCGCGCCGCCGACCGAATGGAGGACGAGTAGATGTCGGGCACGCAGTCGCCGCCCGAGGCCGACGTCGAGGAGCGCGCCGGCGAAGCCGAGTTCACCGGCCGTGGACTCGAACGGGTCGAGGACCACCGCATCCTGACCGGGCGAGCGGAGTACGTCCACGACGTCGCCCCGGAGAACTGCCTCCACATGGCGCTCGTCCGGAGCATGCACGCCCACGCCGACATCGTCGACATCGACGTCTCCGCCGCGCTGGAAGTTCCGGGCTGTGAGGCGGTGCTGACCGCCGAGGACATAAAGGAGCGGTACAACCCGATGCCCTGCGGCCTCAACGGCTTCGAGGAGTGGTCGCTGGCCGACGGGAAGGTCCGGTACGTCGGCGAACCGGTCGCGGCCGTGGTCGCGACCGACCGGTACGTCGCGGAGGACGCGGTTGACGCCGTCGTCGTCGACTACGAAACGCGCGACTGCGTCGTCGACCCCCGGGGGGCGCTGGAGGACGACGTCGTCGTCCACGAGGAGTTCGGTTCGAACGTCGCCGACCGCGAGGAACTCGTCTTCGGCGACGTCGAGGGCGCGTTCGAGGACGCCGACCGCGTCGTCGAGTCCTCGTACTCGTGGGGCCGCATCTCGGGCGTCCCGCTCGAAACCGCGGGCGTCGTCGCGCAGTACGACGACGACGCCGACTCCTTCGACATTGACTGCAACATCCAATTGCACACGCTGGTCGACGACACCGTCTACGAGACGCTGGGCTACGGACCCGACGACGTCCACCTCAACGTGCCCGCCGACGTCGGCGGGAGTTTCGGCACCAAGATCGCCATCCACCGCTACTGCTGTCTCGCCGCGATGGCGAGCCAACAACTCGAACGACCGGTGAAGTTCGTCGAGGACCGCATCGAGAACCTCCAGGGCGGGGACATGCACTCCTCCGAGCGCGAGTACGAGGTGAAACTCGCGGTCGACGACGACGGGACGATCCGCGGCCTCGACGTCTGGTTCGTCGACGACTTCGGGGCGTGGCCGCGCTACCCCGTCAACCAGGTGCTCAAACCGCTGTCGGTGGTTTCGAACGCCTACGACATCCAGGACGTCCGCTACGAGTACGAGCTGGTGTTGACGAACAAGACCAGCCAGACCGCCTACCGCGGGTTCGGCGTCCCTTCCCACATCTACGCGCTGGAGATGATCGTCGAGGAGGCCGCCCGCGAACTCGGGATGGACCCCGACGAACTCCGGCGGCGCAACCTCATCGCGCCCGACCAGATGCCCTACGAACTCCCGACGAAGAACATCTACGACTCCGGCGACTTCCCCGAGGCGTTCGAGGAGATCCAGCGAATCGTCGACGAGCACGAGCGGTGCGAGGGCGGCCTGCTCGACCCCGAGGTCGTCGCGGCCAAGCGCGAGGAGGGCAAGTACCGCGGCGTCCGACCCACGGTCCACATCGAACCGGGCGTCAGCGGGTCGGACTGGACCGACCGCCAGCGCTCCGACCGGGCGGAACTCGACGACCGCGACCGCGACGACGTGGCCGAACTCCCCGAACACCTCCGGGCGGAGGTCCTGGCCGACGGGACGGTCAAGGCCTACATCGCGACCGACACCTCCGGGCAGGGCCACCAGACGCTCGTGAGCCAGTTGCTCGCCGACGAACTCGGCGTCCTGCCGAGCGACATCGAGGTCGGCTACCTCGACAGCGTCGAGGCCCCGACCGAGTACGGCACCGCCGCCTCCCGGATGGCGGTGATGCTCTCGGGCGCGACAGCGGGCCTCGGCCGCACGCTGGTCGAGAACCTCGAGGCGCTGGCCGCCCGCGAGTGGGACTGCGGCGTCGCGGAGGTGGCCTACCGCGATGGGCGAGTCGAACGCGTCGACACCGGCGAGTCGCTCTCGCTCGCCGACCTCGCCAACCGCGACGCCGACGGCGAGTTCGTCCGCGCGAGCTACGACTACGAGCACCCCGCCTCCCAGTTGGAGGAGTTCGACGAGGCGCTCTCGCGGAAGTTCCCGGTGTACCCGACCGCGGCGTTCGCCGCCAACGCGCCTATCGTGGAGGTCGACGCGAAGACCGGCGAGGTCGACATCCTGAAGTTCTACTCGCTGCGCGACTGCGGCACCCAACTCAACCCGACCATCGTCGAGGGCCAGGCCCACGGCGGCATCGCGCAGGGCGTCGGTGCGGCGCTCCAGGAGGAGTTCGGCTACGACGACGCGGGCCAGCCCCAGGCCATCACGCTGTTCGACTACAAACTCCCCTCCATCGAGAACGTCCCCGAAATCAAACTCGAACACACCGAGACGCCCTCGCCGTTCACCGAGACGGGCGCGAAGGGCACCGGCGAGGGTGGGATGATAGACGGTCCGGCGGCAATCGCGGCGTCGATCAACGCTGCGCTCGAACCGCTCGACGTCACCGTCGACCAGATTCCGTTCACGCCGAACCGGGTGCGCGAGCGCATCCGGAACTCGTCGGTCGAACGGTAGCGCGACGGCTCTTTTTGCTCCGGGGTTGCGAACTTCGTTTCCGAACGGACTCCGAGACCGTCGCACGAGACTGAGAGACGGTCGGACGGGGCACCCCGTCCGACCGTCTCGGCGAATCGTTTCGGCGAACCTTCTCGCCGGGGCGCGCTCGCGGAAGGAAGAAACGGCGGTGGCGTTATTCGAGGGACGCTTCGGCCTGCGGGGCCGCTTCGAGTTTCGACTCGGCGGGTTCGCCCTCGCGGGCCTTCTCCTCTAAATCCTCGAAGAAGTCGGTGACGAGTTTGTTCGAGACGCTCCCGAGCGCGCGCTGGCCCAGGCTGGCGATCATGCCCGATACCTCGGCCCGGGCGGCCCAGTCGACGCGCGTTCCGCCGGCGTCGAGTTCGACCAGCGCCATCTCGGCGACGAGGTCGAAGGCGTTGCGCGAGGCGTTGCCGTCGGCCTGCATCTCCAGCAGTTCGGGTTCGTCGGCCGCGGTGACCACGGCGTCGACGTCGAAGGTGGGCTTGACGCTTCCGACGCCCACCGCGATGGTCGCGGTGAGTTCGTGCGGTGATTGCATCTTGATGGTGTCACACCCCGGCGCGCATTCCGCGAGCACGTCCGGGTCGGTGAAGTACTTCCACAGTTCGTCTCTCGGCAGGTCGGATTCGAAATCGCCTTCAAATTCTAACATATGTATCGGTTTGAATCGTGTTTCGGTTACGTGTCGGTCGCGCGCCTGTAGGACGTTTCGAGCGAGCGCTTCGCGTACTCGCCGGCCACTTCGACCTTGAACTCCTCGTCGGCGTGCATCTCGGCCTCGGGGTCGGCCGCCTCGGTCGCGGCCGCGGCGGCCGCGTCGAGCGTCTCCTCGGTGAGCGGTTCGCCTTCGAGGGCCTCCTCGGCGTCGGGGACGCGCAGGGGTACGTCGGCGGCGTTCGCCAGCGCGACCCGCGCTTCCTCGATTACGGGGTCGTCGGCGTCGGGGTCGTCGACCCGGACGGCCGTGCCCGCGCTCACGGTGGGCCAGGTCTGTGCGGCGGGCTTGAGTTCGAGGAACGCCATCCCGGTCCGCTCCGGCGGGAAGGGTTCGGTCGGTATCGCGGCGCTCTCGATGATCTCGTCCTCACGGAGGTCGGTGAACATGTACGCGATGAAGTAATCGTCCACCGGGACCGTCCGAGAGTCGTCGGCCGAACGGAGCGTCAGCGTCGCGTCGAGCGCGAGGAGCGCCGCGGGGTAGTTGCCCGCCGGGTCGGCCTCGCCGATGCTCCCACCGAGCGTCCCGCGGTTGCGGACGCTCGGGCCGGCGATCTGTTCGGCGGCCTCAGGGAGCATCCGGACGCGCTCGGCGAGTTCCGCCGAGCGCTCGAGGGTCCGGTGGGTCGTCATCGCGCCGATCTCGATCTCGTCCTCCCCCACGTTGACGTAGTCGAGGTCCTCGACTCGGTTGAGGTCGATGATGTGGTCGGGCGTCGCCAGTCGGTTCGCCATCACGATGCCGAGCGACTGGTTGCCCGCCATCAGTTCGGCGTCGTGGTGTTCGGTGAGCAGCGACGCGACCTCCGAGACGGAGGTCGGTCGGTGATACTCGAACGGCGCGGGTTTCATGGCGTCGCCTCCATGCGCCGCCGGTTCGCCCCGCCGCGTAACGATTTCCAGTTCATCATGTGCCCTGAACGGAGGGAGTTATCGTTCCCCAAGGACAGTGTTACACTACCACACCAGTCCTTAATAAATGTTGGCCTACGATTCGGTCCCGGCGCTCGCGTCGCCCCCAAACCAACATTTAAGTCGCCCGCGACTGCCTACTGTAACGTAGAGGTACATTAGATGTTAGAAGGCTACGAGATGTACGATCTGACCCAGCCGTGGTCGCAGGACACGCCCGCATGGCCGACGTACGACAACCCGAAGGTGTGGTACGAAAAGAGCCTGGACACCGAGAAGGTCAACGGACAGAAGATAGAGTTCATGAACCACACCGGCACGCACTTGGACGGCGAGAAGCACTTCGTCGCCAACGGCCGGGACATCGAGTCGATGAGCCTCGACGAGTTGGTCGGCGACGCGGTCATCGCCGACATCTCCGACGAGGTCGGAGCGTACGACGTCTACACCAGCGAGATGATCGAGGACGCCGTCGACGTTCAGGAGGGCGACATCCTGTTCATCCACACCGGCTTCCAGAAGTACGCCTGGCACCGCGAGGAGGCCGACCCTCACGCGTTCTTCTGCAAACACCCCGGGCCGAACCAGGAGTTCGCCGACTGGGTCAAGGAGAAGAACCTGAACTACCTCATCCTCGACTGCGGGAGCGCCGACCACCCGATGAACACGGTGGTCCGGGACGTCCGCCCCGAACTCGCCGAGGAGGCGGCGGACCACCTCGGCGTCGACGACCTGGACGAGGTCTTCCCGCCGGAGGGCTACCAACTGATGCACACCGAACTGTTCCCGGAGGGCATCGTCCACGTCGAGAACGCTCAGGTGCCCGAGGAACTGCTGAACGAGCGTGTCCAGATCGGCACCTTCCCGTGGCGGTTCCGCGGGGGCGAGTCGTCGGTCTGCCGGTGCGTCGCGTTCAAAGAACAGTAGCGCGAGCGACCTTCGTTTTCGAAATCGAAACCGCGAGAGCCCAGGGACCGTCCGGTCCGTCTCACTCGCCGGTCGGCTCGACGACCTCCGGCTCTTCGGTTTCCGCGTCCGTCTCCGTCGGGACCGTACTCTCGCCAGGGAGCACCGCGTTCAGAACCAGGGCGGTGACCCCGCCCGTGATCAGCCCGGAGCCGACGAGGAGCCGGAGGTTCTCGGGGACCTGTCCGAGAATCTCCGGGCGGACCTCGACGCCGAGGCCCAGCACGATGGCGGTGGCGATGATGGTGAGGTTGCGCTGGGTCAGCGCGACTCGGCGGGCGACGATGCGGACGCCGACCGAGAAGATCATCCCGAACATCACGATGGCCGCGCCGCCCAGCACCGGGTTCGGCATCGCCGAGATGACGGCGGCCACCTTCGGGACGAAGCCGAGCACGACGAGCAGCACGCCGCAGATGCCCACGACGTAGCGGCTCGCGACGCCCGTGAAGCTGATGAGCCCGACGTTCTGGGAGAACGAGGTGTTCGGGAACGCGTTGAACACCGCCGCGACGCCGCTCATCACCCCGTCGGCGATGAGCCCGCCCTTGAGTTCCTCCGATTCGGGGTCTCGGCCCACCACCTCGGTCGTGCCCGAGATGTCGCCGATGGTCTCCATCGCGGTGATGACGTAGGCGAACGCGACCACGAGCACCGCGCTCGGGTGGAACTCGACGCCGTACTGGAGCGGAATCGGTACCGACACCCAGCCGGCGGTGCCGACGCGGGCGAAGTCGAGCATCCCCAGCGGAATCGCCACCAGGTAGCCGACGACGACGGCGACGAGGATGCTCGCCATCCGCAGGAACCCGTCGAAGAACTGGTTCAGTCCGAGCGCGACGACGAACACCAGCCCCGCGAGCCCGACGTTCTCTAAGTTCCCGTACGTCTCCGCGCCCGGCCCGCCGGCGGCGTAGTCCATCGCCACCGGTATCAGCGTGAGTCCGACGAGCATCACCACGACGCCGGTCACCAGCGGCGGGAACAGGTCGCGGATATCGTCGATGAAGTGGCCGAGCAGTATCTCGACCGGCGCGGCCAGAATCGCCGCGCCGAAGATGGCCGCGAGGCCGAACTGGTTGCCGATGTCGATCAGCGGCGCGACGAAGATGGCGCTGGTCCCCATGACGATTGGGAGGCGCGCCCCGACCGGCCCGATCGGGTACGCCTGGACGACGGTGGCGACCCCGGCGACCAGCAGCGCCATCTGCAGGATGAACATCGTATCGCCGGTGCCGAGGCCGATCGCTCGGGCGATGACCAGCGGGAGCGCGGTGGTCGACAGGAACATCGCCAGCAGGTGCTGGAACCCCAACGGAACCGCCTCGCCAGCCGGCGGCTTGTCTTCGATGTCGTACTCGACGATGTCCTCGCCGGACTCCTCGCCCGGCGGCTGAGGCGGTACCTCGACGTCGTCCGTATGGCCATGTTCACTCATACCACAGTCGACAATCTGACTAATAATACTTAAATATTGTTTCAGTATCACCGATGGACGCTCGCCGACGCCGCGTCGTCGTCTCGCTTACGTCGTCTCTCGCATCTTTTCTCGCTTGCCTCGTCCCGCTCGTTCCTCCTCGCCGTCGTCGGCGAAGCGCCGCGGTCGGCCGAGAGGTTAGCGGTGGAACTCGACTGTCACCCCGTCCTCGAGGGCGCCGAGCGCGTCTGAGTCCCCACTTCCTCGCTGGTTCGCCAACGCTTATGTGACCCTTTCTCGCACGTGTCCCCATGAGCGAGATGTCTGCGGTCGTCCTCGACTCCTGGGGCGGCGAACTCGCGGTCGCGGAAGTCCAGACTCCCGAACCCTCCGCCGGCGAGGTGCGCGTCGACGTGCGCGCCTGCGGCGTCACTCGAACCATCGAGAACGCCGTCCGGGGCGGACTCTCCGACGACCCGGCGCTAACGCCCCGCATCCCCGGCCACGAGTTCGCGGGCGTGGTCGACG harbors:
- a CDS encoding xanthine dehydrogenase family protein molybdopterin-binding subunit, coding for MSGTQSPPEADVEERAGEAEFTGRGLERVEDHRILTGRAEYVHDVAPENCLHMALVRSMHAHADIVDIDVSAALEVPGCEAVLTAEDIKERYNPMPCGLNGFEEWSLADGKVRYVGEPVAAVVATDRYVAEDAVDAVVVDYETRDCVVDPRGALEDDVVVHEEFGSNVADREELVFGDVEGAFEDADRVVESSYSWGRISGVPLETAGVVAQYDDDADSFDIDCNIQLHTLVDDTVYETLGYGPDDVHLNVPADVGGSFGTKIAIHRYCCLAAMASQQLERPVKFVEDRIENLQGGDMHSSEREYEVKLAVDDDGTIRGLDVWFVDDFGAWPRYPVNQVLKPLSVVSNAYDIQDVRYEYELVLTNKTSQTAYRGFGVPSHIYALEMIVEEAARELGMDPDELRRRNLIAPDQMPYELPTKNIYDSGDFPEAFEEIQRIVDEHERCEGGLLDPEVVAAKREEGKYRGVRPTVHIEPGVSGSDWTDRQRSDRAELDDRDRDDVAELPEHLRAEVLADGTVKAYIATDTSGQGHQTLVSQLLADELGVLPSDIEVGYLDSVEAPTEYGTAASRMAVMLSGATAGLGRTLVENLEALAAREWDCGVAEVAYRDGRVERVDTGESLSLADLANRDADGEFVRASYDYEHPASQLEEFDEALSRKFPVYPTAAFAANAPIVEVDAKTGEVDILKFYSLRDCGTQLNPTIVEGQAHGGIAQGVGAALQEEFGYDDAGQPQAITLFDYKLPSIENVPEIKLEHTETPSPFTETGAKGTGEGGMIDGPAAIAASINAALEPLDVTVDQIPFTPNRVRERIRNSSVER
- a CDS encoding CoxG family protein; translation: MLEFEGDFESDLPRDELWKYFTDPDVLAECAPGCDTIKMQSPHELTATIAVGVGSVKPTFDVDAVVTAADEPELLEMQADGNASRNAFDLVAEMALVELDAGGTRVDWAARAEVSGMIASLGQRALGSVSNKLVTDFFEDLEEKAREGEPAESKLEAAPQAEASLE
- a CDS encoding FAD binding domain-containing protein, with the protein product MKPAPFEYHRPTSVSEVASLLTEHHDAELMAGNQSLGIVMANRLATPDHIIDLNRVEDLDYVNVGEDEIEIGAMTTHRTLERSAELAERVRMLPEAAEQIAGPSVRNRGTLGGSIGEADPAGNYPAALLALDATLTLRSADDSRTVPVDDYFIAYMFTDLREDEIIESAAIPTEPFPPERTGMAFLELKPAAQTWPTVSAGTAVRVDDPDADDPVIEEARVALANAADVPLRVPDAEEALEGEPLTEETLDAAAAAATEAADPEAEMHADEEFKVEVAGEYAKRSLETSYRRATDT
- a CDS encoding cyclase family protein gives rise to the protein MLEGYEMYDLTQPWSQDTPAWPTYDNPKVWYEKSLDTEKVNGQKIEFMNHTGTHLDGEKHFVANGRDIESMSLDELVGDAVIADISDEVGAYDVYTSEMIEDAVDVQEGDILFIHTGFQKYAWHREEADPHAFFCKHPGPNQEFADWVKEKNLNYLILDCGSADHPMNTVVRDVRPELAEEAADHLGVDDLDEVFPPEGYQLMHTELFPEGIVHVENAQVPEELLNERVQIGTFPWRFRGGESSVCRCVAFKEQ
- a CDS encoding uracil-xanthine permease family protein; this encodes MSEHGHTDDVEVPPQPPGEESGEDIVEYDIEDKPPAGEAVPLGFQHLLAMFLSTTALPLVIARAIGLGTGDTMFILQMALLVAGVATVVQAYPIGPVGARLPIVMGTSAIFVAPLIDIGNQFGLAAIFGAAILAAPVEILLGHFIDDIRDLFPPLVTGVVVMLVGLTLIPVAMDYAAGGPGAETYGNLENVGLAGLVFVVALGLNQFFDGFLRMASILVAVVVGYLVAIPLGMLDFARVGTAGWVSVPIPLQYGVEFHPSAVLVVAFAYVITAMETIGDISGTTEVVGRDPESEELKGGLIADGVMSGVAAVFNAFPNTSFSQNVGLISFTGVASRYVVGICGVLLVVLGFVPKVAAVISAMPNPVLGGAAIVMFGMIFSVGVRIVARRVALTQRNLTIIATAIVLGLGVEVRPEILGQVPENLRLLVGSGLITGGVTALVLNAVLPGESTVPTETDAETEEPEVVEPTGE